The proteins below come from a single Candidatus Bathyarchaeota archaeon genomic window:
- a CDS encoding malate dehydrogenase yields MITVIGAGKVGSAAAFDILRYRISDVVLIDTNEKAAMGEALDMMQAAPAIEFDGTIRGTSDFSAMKDSELVIVTAGVGRRPDMTRFDLMNVNAEIVRGVVHEVAKYAPKTVVMVVTNPVDIMTYLSFKETGFPRSRLFGMGNILDSMRFRTYIAQELGVSREDTRALVIGEHGDSMVPLVEYASVSGIPITKLLSPTQIEGIVKRTVSSGADVIKLKGGTVYAPGAAIAVTADAILTGRNRVMSVSTCLEDEYTQSCVSIGVPVVLGKDGVEKIIELDLSNDARLKFERSVAAVKQAIAELKINP; encoded by the coding sequence ATGATTACTGTTATTGGCGCCGGCAAAGTGGGCAGCGCAGCGGCTTTTGATATTCTACGCTACAGAATCAGCGATGTTGTCCTCATCGACACCAACGAGAAGGCGGCGATGGGGGAAGCGCTGGATATGATGCAGGCTGCTCCAGCCATAGAGTTCGATGGAACCATCCGGGGAACCAGCGATTTTAGCGCCATGAAGGATTCTGAGCTTGTGATTGTGACGGCGGGGGTGGGCAGGCGACCTGACATGACGCGTTTTGACCTCATGAACGTCAATGCAGAAATCGTGCGGGGCGTGGTCCATGAAGTCGCCAAGTATGCGCCTAAAACGGTCGTGATGGTAGTCACTAACCCAGTGGACATCATGACTTATCTTAGCTTTAAAGAAACGGGTTTTCCACGCAGCCGCCTCTTCGGCATGGGCAACATCCTTGATAGCATGCGTTTCCGCACCTACATCGCCCAGGAACTGGGGGTTTCGCGGGAAGATACTAGGGCGCTGGTGATTGGGGAACATGGGGACTCGATGGTGCCGCTGGTGGAGTACGCTTCGGTTTCAGGCATCCCTATAACTAAGCTGCTTTCGCCCACGCAGATAGAAGGCATCGTTAAACGCACAGTGTCCTCGGGTGCGGATGTAATTAAGCTTAAAGGCGGAACTGTGTATGCGCCGGGTGCAGCGATTGCGGTGACGGCGGATGCGATTTTAACGGGGAGAAACCGTGTGATGAGTGTCTCAACTTGCTTGGAGGATGAGTATACTCAGTCGTGTGTTTCGATTGGGGTGCCGGTGGTTCTGGGTAAAGACGGAGTGGAGAAAATTATCGAGCTTGACCTCTCAAACGATGCGCGGTTGAAGTTTGAGCGGTCAGTTGCCGCGGTTAAGCAGGCTATCGCTGAACTGAAAATTAACCCCTAA
- a CDS encoding universal stress protein — MVIGKVLVAVDGSENSERALDFAAEFAERYAAALTIINVTESAAMASVPTGMTAYTGDSTMVVVARDLRRFHENLLEKTMQKAKTAKPALDVSTLLREGEPATEIIAAAKEGNFDAVVVGHRGASKVRELFLGSISEKVIHSLDCTVIVVR, encoded by the coding sequence ATGGTGATTGGGAAAGTTTTGGTAGCCGTGGACGGCTCAGAGAACTCGGAGAGAGCACTGGATTTCGCCGCTGAATTCGCGGAAAGATACGCTGCAGCATTAACCATCATTAACGTAACAGAATCTGCCGCTATGGCTTCGGTTCCCACCGGCATGACCGCTTACACAGGCGACAGCACAATGGTGGTGGTAGCCAGGGACCTGCGGAGATTCCACGAGAACCTGCTGGAGAAAACAATGCAGAAAGCCAAAACCGCTAAACCCGCCTTGGACGTTTCAACTCTGCTGCGGGAAGGCGAACCCGCCACAGAAATCATCGCAGCCGCCAAAGAAGGCAACTTTGACGCGGTTGTGGTTGGGCATCGGGGGGCAAGCAAGGTTCGGGAGCTCTTTTTAGGCAGCATCAGCGAGAAGGTTATTCATTCGCTTGACTGCACCGTAATCGTGGTTCGGTAA
- a CDS encoding flavodoxin domain-containing protein: MKSALIVYTSSTGNTQKVAQALKEGLETGGFKVNLKKPQDAAEEDFFLYDLVCVGSPSIQWQPAKPISDLLNAKMNLYRGQEKILPSAPKVAGKNALVFVTYSGPHTGIDEAIPAGKVMRQYFEHWGFAVLGEWYVVGEFHGRLDMSTLGRLGDIRGRPTANELAKVSSDAKDLAEKLQ, encoded by the coding sequence TTGAAGTCAGCGTTGATAGTTTACACTTCCAGCACGGGAAACACCCAGAAAGTCGCCCAAGCCCTAAAAGAAGGATTGGAAACAGGCGGATTTAAGGTGAACCTCAAAAAGCCCCAAGATGCCGCCGAAGAAGACTTTTTCCTCTACGATTTGGTCTGCGTTGGTTCCCCCTCGATTCAGTGGCAACCCGCAAAACCCATTTCTGACTTGCTTAACGCAAAAATGAATCTTTACCGTGGCCAAGAAAAAATCTTGCCCTCAGCCCCAAAGGTAGCCGGCAAAAACGCGCTTGTCTTCGTCACTTACTCGGGTCCCCACACCGGCATTGACGAAGCCATCCCAGCGGGTAAGGTGATGCGGCAGTACTTTGAGCATTGGGGCTTTGCGGTGCTGGGCGAGTGGTATGTTGTGGGGGAGTTCCATGGAAGGTTAGACATGAGTACTTTAGGCAGGCTCGGCGACATCCGCGGCAGACCCACCGCAAACGAGTTAGCTAAGGTATCCTCGGACGCCAAAGACTTAGCGGAGAAGCTGCAGTAG
- a CDS encoding glycosyltransferase family 4 protein, with protein sequence MRIGFFVYEYPPQLVGGLGTYAEYMTREYIDLGHDVTVFTLNNNGLKTNEVLRGVEVHRPLIADASNVWPFFVADDLKKWGTNIKFFNDIFLYNILSATKFINSLIRKEGYKFDVVCVHDWLSSIAGLIVKNETNIPVVFHVHSTEWGRSGGAGSEVVTHFERAMAQNSDKNITVSYAMQEDLTRHGWTSGKISVVWNGVDADRYDPAKVSQPEAKKIREQYGIPEGWNMLLFVGRLVWVKGVRNLLQALPLVLKEYPNTKLVILGKGEEQADIEETAERLNIKNNVVYRFDFVPERERILHYVAADVCVFPSTYEPFGIVSLEAMSLEKPIVVGARGVVGFKEQVVNSGPDQTGVHVNGEDPSDIAWGIKETLKDPERARNWGINGRRRVLEYFTWRKVAEQTLKIYESAKK encoded by the coding sequence TTGAGGATAGGTTTTTTTGTTTATGAATATCCGCCGCAGCTTGTCGGCGGCTTAGGCACATACGCTGAGTACATGACCCGAGAATACATCGACCTTGGACACGACGTCACCGTCTTCACCCTTAACAATAACGGATTAAAAACCAACGAGGTGCTCCGCGGAGTCGAAGTCCACCGCCCCCTGATTGCCGACGCCAGCAACGTTTGGCCCTTCTTCGTTGCAGATGACCTTAAAAAATGGGGAACCAACATCAAATTCTTCAACGACATATTCCTATACAACATACTTTCCGCCACCAAATTCATCAACAGCCTCATAAGAAAAGAAGGCTACAAATTCGATGTCGTCTGCGTCCATGACTGGCTCAGCAGCATCGCAGGGCTAATCGTAAAAAACGAAACAAACATCCCCGTTGTCTTCCACGTCCACAGCACCGAGTGGGGAAGAAGCGGCGGAGCAGGCAGCGAAGTAGTGACGCATTTTGAGCGTGCAATGGCGCAGAATAGCGACAAAAACATAACCGTTAGCTACGCCATGCAGGAAGACCTTACTCGCCACGGCTGGACATCGGGCAAAATAAGCGTCGTCTGGAACGGCGTTGACGCAGACCGATATGACCCCGCCAAAGTCTCTCAGCCAGAGGCAAAGAAGATAAGAGAACAATACGGCATCCCTGAAGGCTGGAATATGCTGCTGTTTGTGGGGCGGCTTGTGTGGGTGAAGGGCGTGCGCAATCTGCTACAGGCGTTGCCGCTTGTGCTAAAGGAGTACCCTAACACTAAACTGGTTATCCTAGGCAAAGGCGAAGAACAAGCCGACATCGAGGAAACCGCTGAGAGATTAAACATCAAAAACAACGTGGTTTACCGTTTCGACTTTGTGCCTGAAAGAGAACGGATACTTCACTACGTCGCCGCTGACGTATGCGTTTTTCCCTCCACCTATGAGCCCTTCGGCATAGTAAGCTTGGAAGCGATGTCGCTGGAGAAGCCCATTGTGGTCGGCGCCAGGGGCGTAGTGGGATTTAAAGAGCAGGTTGTCAACAGCGGACCCGACCAAACAGGCGTACATGTAAACGGCGAAGACCCCTCTGACATAGCCTGGGGAATCAAGGAAACCCTCAAAGACCCCGAACGAGCGCGGAACTGGGGCATAAACGGCAGAAGACGCGTGCTCGAATACTTCACATGGCGTAAAGTTGCGGAGCAGACGCTGAAAATCTACGAATCAGCCAAAAAATAG
- a CDS encoding 6-phosphofructokinase translates to MAKTIGIVTSGGDAPGMNAAIRAVTRVGHSNGFNVIGFERGWDGLLTNTFRKLTPRSVGGIIQLGGTILHTLRCPGFEQPGGVEKASETLSTNNVDGLVVIGGDGSFRGALDLSRVSDTRMVGIPATIDNDVYGTDETIGFDTAVNTAVDAIDKIRDTALSHERIFIVEVMGRKRGFLALQVGICIGAEVILIPENPMNACDVVKVMENNAKKGKRAGIIVAAEGFGDSSKLAKELQQQTESEVRLSILGYAQRGGSPTARSRLLASLFAERAVELICQGKGNMAVGLQNGVVSAVELEKVTKERKPLDLRLLKVAEMLSI, encoded by the coding sequence ATGGCGAAAACCATCGGCATCGTCACTTCAGGCGGAGACGCCCCTGGCATGAACGCAGCAATCCGCGCAGTCACCCGAGTTGGCCACTCTAACGGATTTAACGTCATCGGGTTCGAGCGGGGATGGGACGGTTTACTCACTAACACCTTTAGGAAGCTTACTCCCCGAAGCGTAGGCGGCATCATCCAGCTCGGCGGCACCATCCTCCATACCCTGCGTTGCCCCGGTTTTGAGCAGCCAGGCGGCGTCGAGAAAGCCTCGGAGACGCTGAGCACAAACAACGTGGATGGCTTAGTTGTTATCGGCGGCGACGGCTCCTTTAGGGGCGCGCTGGACCTTAGCCGAGTCAGCGATACCCGCATGGTCGGCATCCCCGCCACCATAGACAACGACGTATACGGCACAGATGAAACCATCGGCTTTGACACCGCCGTCAACACCGCCGTGGACGCCATCGACAAAATCCGAGATACCGCCCTAAGCCACGAACGCATCTTCATCGTGGAAGTGATGGGACGCAAAAGGGGCTTTCTTGCGTTGCAGGTAGGCATTTGCATCGGCGCCGAAGTCATCTTAATCCCAGAAAACCCGATGAATGCATGTGACGTCGTGAAAGTCATGGAGAACAACGCCAAAAAGGGCAAGCGCGCAGGCATCATCGTGGCTGCAGAGGGGTTTGGTGACTCAAGTAAGCTGGCAAAAGAGCTTCAGCAGCAAACCGAATCGGAGGTGCGTCTCTCGATTTTGGGTTATGCCCAGCGGGGAGGCAGCCCAACAGCAAGGAGCCGCTTGCTGGCAAGCCTGTTCGCAGAGCGGGCAGTAGAGTTGATTTGCCAGGGTAAAGGCAACATGGCAGTGGGCTTGCAGAATGGGGTAGTTAGCGCCGTGGAGTTGGAGAAGGTAACTAAGGAGCGTAAACCGCTGGATTTGCGGCTGCTCAAAGTTGCCGAGATGCTCTCGATTTAA
- a CDS encoding flippase-like domain-containing protein, whose translation MSDSTTPPQPQKAKGSKKQILRLTIQIVAMVAIVVALFWYIGTTVPADFKPGEPDIIRGLAYLAMEIPKINIWYLLLAFLMYFGINVFFTIRLRRVLAKDKVKTVFGKTLLAQYAGMLTSDVTPGRSGYILTPVYLRDQNVPASKGLSSILGIQTIEFLVKVVGGLGAVIFLVETVPAATWNELIPSSIMGINVGILLAALGIGLMLVGAIVLAAFTWSQRAIGFFDRIANSRYLKRFTGGLMGKLEEYKASAHSTQRAIPEILALTMVCWVLKGFEWYFLGYALGITSVPWEAYFLIHPLVTALAFVPITPGGIGVQEFGIIWVLGLLGVPGGTAALFALLARGLLILEDLIGVPQIVKTTSLVFSRKKPKEEPATPPPAPL comes from the coding sequence ATGTCCGATTCAACTACGCCGCCGCAACCACAAAAAGCAAAGGGCTCAAAAAAGCAGATTCTACGGTTAACAATTCAAATCGTAGCTATGGTCGCGATTGTGGTGGCTTTGTTTTGGTACATCGGGACAACGGTTCCTGCTGATTTTAAACCCGGAGAACCAGACATTATAAGAGGTTTAGCGTACCTCGCAATGGAAATACCTAAAATCAACATATGGTATCTGCTCCTTGCTTTTCTGATGTACTTCGGCATCAACGTATTCTTCACCATCCGGCTAAGACGTGTCCTAGCCAAGGACAAGGTGAAAACCGTGTTTGGAAAAACGCTCCTTGCCCAATACGCAGGCATGCTTACAAGCGACGTAACCCCCGGACGCTCAGGCTACATATTAACCCCTGTTTATCTCAGAGACCAAAATGTGCCGGCGTCAAAGGGCCTTTCTTCTATCTTAGGAATACAAACTATTGAATTTCTGGTCAAAGTAGTCGGCGGATTAGGTGCAGTAATCTTCCTGGTCGAAACCGTGCCTGCTGCCACATGGAATGAACTTATTCCCTCGTCAATCATGGGAATAAACGTTGGCATACTTCTTGCGGCGCTAGGCATAGGTCTGATGCTGGTCGGCGCAATCGTGCTTGCCGCCTTCACGTGGTCACAGAGAGCCATCGGCTTTTTCGACCGCATAGCTAACTCGCGGTACCTTAAAAGATTCACCGGCGGATTAATGGGCAAACTAGAAGAATACAAAGCAAGCGCACATAGCACTCAACGGGCGATCCCCGAGATTTTGGCTTTAACGATGGTGTGCTGGGTTCTGAAGGGGTTTGAATGGTACTTTTTAGGCTATGCCTTAGGAATCACATCTGTGCCCTGGGAAGCCTACTTCCTCATTCACCCCCTGGTAACTGCCTTAGCGTTTGTACCCATAACCCCTGGCGGAATCGGCGTGCAGGAATTCGGAATAATCTGGGTTCTTGGCCTCCTAGGTGTTCCAGGCGGCACCGCAGCCTTATTCGCGTTACTTGCCCGCGGCTTACTCATCCTCGAAGACCTCATAGGCGTTCCACAGATCGTCAAAACCACCAGCCTAGTTTTCTCCCGCAAAAAACCCAAAGAAGAACCCGCGACGCCTCCACCAGCCCCCCTTTAA
- a CDS encoding GNAT family N-acetyltransferase produces MEIKKATSAMLPQIKQIIDHSFPWYYRYFAWRSVSEPQAPVLTAQTNGETAGFAKLTAFKIRQNSYGCILWIAVHPKHRRRGVGENLAEAAAEWFRQQGAAAIFASTQQGNHAAQATLGKAGFVRVGFWGLWRLFGWGVFWFYVAIWFVPGEVVFLRLFG; encoded by the coding sequence GTGGAAATAAAAAAAGCCACCTCAGCGATGCTGCCGCAGATCAAGCAAATCATCGATCACTCGTTCCCATGGTATTATCGCTACTTTGCATGGCGCAGCGTATCAGAACCCCAAGCGCCAGTGCTCACCGCCCAGACAAACGGCGAAACCGCCGGATTCGCCAAACTCACCGCCTTCAAGATCCGCCAAAACAGCTACGGCTGCATCCTATGGATAGCGGTTCACCCCAAACACCGCCGAAGAGGAGTTGGAGAAAACCTCGCTGAGGCCGCAGCAGAATGGTTTAGGCAACAGGGCGCCGCAGCAATCTTCGCCTCTACACAGCAAGGCAACCACGCTGCTCAGGCTACTTTGGGAAAAGCGGGGTTTGTGAGGGTGGGGTTTTGGGGGCTTTGGCGTTTGTTTGGGTGGGGGGTTTTTTGGTTTTATGTGGCGATTTGGTTTGTTCCTGGTGAGGTTGTGTTTTTGCGTTTGTTTGGTTGA
- a CDS encoding helix-turn-helix domain-containing protein: MSNHRIATCIIAAALLLTLVPLYAAKGQEYYEYSIQLQSDGSAYWTITQFSSANATVETWEGLQQKIFTLVDDASALTHRDFDVDENSLQINTTLSFDSKTTEYSFLWRNFSVKEGDRLVFGDVFEVPNFFIRLFGDASLQATCPEGYTVQSVYPTPREQTDRALKWARTQDLAGADTKVVLTKKTGAADTGSFGGGLLAVGALAAGLVVAFLVFRRYRQRLSSVTAAAVSSSEPSAPYLIESEADKILRLLRGQGGVMRQSDIAEKTRFSKAKTSQLLSEMESQGILARYKKGRDKIVTLSEGRKGEKND; the protein is encoded by the coding sequence ATGAGCAACCATCGCATAGCCACCTGCATAATCGCAGCCGCCCTACTGCTAACGCTGGTCCCTCTATATGCAGCCAAAGGCCAAGAGTACTACGAGTACAGCATCCAGTTACAAAGTGACGGCTCCGCCTACTGGACTATAACCCAGTTCTCCAGCGCCAACGCCACCGTCGAAACCTGGGAAGGCCTGCAGCAGAAAATCTTCACTCTTGTAGATGACGCCTCAGCGCTTACCCACCGGGATTTTGATGTAGATGAAAATTCTCTGCAGATAAACACCACCCTCTCGTTTGATTCCAAAACCACCGAGTACTCTTTTCTGTGGAGGAATTTTAGCGTAAAAGAAGGCGACCGCCTGGTATTCGGTGACGTCTTTGAAGTGCCTAACTTCTTCATTCGCCTCTTCGGAGATGCCTCCCTGCAAGCCACCTGCCCTGAAGGCTACACTGTGCAATCCGTCTATCCCACGCCCCGCGAGCAAACCGACCGCGCCCTAAAGTGGGCACGAACCCAAGACCTCGCAGGCGCCGACACCAAAGTGGTCCTAACCAAAAAAACTGGCGCAGCCGATACGGGCTCATTCGGAGGTGGCTTATTGGCGGTTGGGGCTTTGGCAGCTGGGTTAGTTGTTGCATTTCTGGTTTTCCGTCGGTACAGGCAACGCCTAAGCAGCGTAACCGCAGCGGCTGTGTCGTCTTCAGAGCCTTCAGCGCCTTACCTAATCGAAAGTGAGGCGGATAAGATTCTGCGACTGCTCCGGGGACAGGGCGGCGTGATGCGGCAATCTGATATTGCTGAGAAAACTCGCTTCTCGAAGGCTAAGACAAGTCAGCTTCTCTCTGAGATGGAGAGCCAGGGTATTCTGGCAAGGTATAAGAAGGGGCGAGATAAGATAGTGACGCTAAGTGAAGGGAGAAAAGGCGAAAAAAATGACTAG
- a CDS encoding cohesin domain-containing protein, which translates to MLSVSAESTAVKAQASQSQLHVGDTLTVTLKVNNAQDLYGIDVTLTWNPQVLQIQNATPMLGVESNPDGVLHESGTYPIDVEDNSQSAGQYHLLATSTGSNTPSFSGSGTIATVTFNVTSAGDAGLQLDAELAVRGSDGSVNLAEPSTSVDSVAVMVPEFPVVALVLGLLVAATATVGLATRLQKRK; encoded by the coding sequence GTGCTCTCTGTCTCAGCGGAGTCGACAGCGGTGAAGGCACAGGCTTCCCAAAGCCAACTCCATGTCGGCGACACTTTAACAGTTACCCTAAAAGTGAACAATGCCCAAGATCTCTACGGAATAGACGTTACCTTAACCTGGAACCCGCAGGTGCTCCAGATACAAAACGCAACCCCGATGCTGGGCGTTGAATCCAATCCCGACGGTGTCCTCCATGAATCAGGCACTTACCCCATCGATGTCGAAGATAACAGTCAATCTGCTGGGCAATATCATCTGCTGGCAACCTCCACAGGCTCAAATACGCCTTCGTTTAGCGGCAGCGGAACCATAGCCACCGTAACCTTCAACGTTACCAGCGCCGGCGATGCGGGTCTGCAGTTGGATGCGGAGCTTGCCGTACGCGGCTCCGATGGAAGCGTAAATTTAGCTGAACCCTCAACCTCGGTGGATTCAGTTGCGGTTATGGTGCCCGAGTTCCCCGTGGTTGCTTTAGTTTTAGGTCTGTTGGTTGCAGCAACAGCCACAGTGGGTCTGGCCACAAGACTTCAAAAGCGCAAATAA
- a CDS encoding S1C family serine protease — protein sequence MEQQTQTENENSPIQPLTNLQVPPPPPEQPTLQSASAGYPPPPPHQNHPKRSRRNVLATVLIVAMLATSLVSAAAIYSVISLNVEVTSLQNQIKTLQSALNSGGTTSASYVDSSADLSALYDAVEDSVVTIDCTITQYYTNPFSRQQQSITAQAQGSGFIYDYNGQMVIITNNHVIEGATTIEVTFADGNTYTAKVLGTDAATDLAVLSTNAPASAYDPLDIISSSAVSVGDSVVAIGSPYGLSGTMTTGIISALNRTITVSESSSTATSQITGLLQTSAPINSGNSGGPLMTYSGKVIGITTAIVSNSDGLGFAVPSDAILSFLDQVLA from the coding sequence ATGGAACAACAAACACAAACCGAAAACGAGAACTCGCCGATTCAGCCCTTGACAAACCTACAGGTGCCCCCACCTCCACCCGAACAGCCCACTTTGCAATCAGCATCCGCTGGTTACCCGCCGCCTCCACCCCATCAAAACCACCCCAAACGATCCCGCAGAAATGTCCTGGCAACGGTTCTGATAGTGGCCATGTTAGCAACCAGCCTTGTCAGCGCCGCAGCCATCTACAGTGTAATCAGTTTAAACGTGGAGGTAACTTCGCTTCAAAACCAGATAAAAACGCTGCAATCCGCCTTGAACTCCGGTGGCACAACCTCCGCCAGCTACGTGGATAGCAGCGCCGATCTCTCCGCGTTATATGACGCAGTAGAAGACTCGGTTGTCACGATTGATTGCACCATAACCCAATACTACACTAATCCCTTTAGTCGCCAGCAGCAGAGCATAACCGCGCAAGCGCAAGGCTCAGGTTTCATCTACGACTACAACGGCCAAATGGTCATAATCACCAACAACCACGTAATCGAAGGCGCAACCACAATCGAGGTTACATTCGCAGACGGCAACACCTACACCGCAAAAGTCCTCGGCACCGACGCAGCCACTGATCTAGCAGTCCTCTCAACTAACGCCCCAGCAAGCGCATACGACCCCCTCGACATCATCAGTTCATCCGCCGTAAGCGTAGGCGACTCAGTCGTAGCCATCGGCAGCCCCTATGGCCTCTCCGGAACCATGACCACAGGCATCATCAGCGCACTTAACCGCACCATAACCGTCAGCGAATCCAGCAGCACAGCCACATCCCAAATCACCGGGCTCCTCCAGACCAGCGCGCCCATAAACAGCGGCAACTCAGGCGGACCACTCATGACCTACAGCGGCAAAGTCATCGGCATAACCACCGCAATCGTCAGCAACTCCGACGGACTCGGATTCGCAGTGCCATCCGACGCAATCCTATCCTTCCTCGATCAGGTGCTTGCATAA
- a CDS encoding formylmethanofuran dehydrogenase subunit B: MPNAHKPNPTTKKTPSQIIKSVVCPICGCVCDDLEVTVENNEIVKMKNGCAVCEAKMVHGYKSERITKPLIRKNGRLVEVPMDEAVKKAAQILTDAKYPLLFGWECCTGEAQGIGVELAEELGSTLDNVCSICHGPSMMATQEAGIPGCTLGQVRHRADLIVYWGSNPWASHPRHVERYTAFPEGRFEGSGWKSYMQKVKGKASRKKMEVAAKRIIREEVLPQPQTCTVDAPPQLLNKAGRKLIVFDPIKTMTAEAADYYVAVEPNRDYEIMEVLRCLINDQEIDVDKVGGVPVDYLKEIADLMVNCEFGAIFFGLGLTASAGRFRNIELAIKMVRDLNRRTKFVIMPMRGHFNITGANVAFTWRTGYPYAIDFSQGYPQYNPGEYTTIDLLKNGDNDATLVIGSDPGAHFPKVSMQKMLQHPLIVINPDMNATSMVGDVLFPTQWCGIEYEGTVYRMDTVPIMLRKVVDAPKGILNDEQILSRILTEVRLIKAEKAKSEAAKAEPQTEKPKEKQLLEVPATRSVKRKTPN, encoded by the coding sequence ATGCCTAACGCCCACAAACCCAACCCAACCACCAAAAAAACCCCCTCACAAATCATCAAATCAGTCGTCTGCCCCATCTGCGGCTGCGTATGCGACGATTTAGAAGTCACCGTGGAAAACAACGAAATCGTCAAGATGAAAAACGGATGCGCAGTCTGCGAAGCAAAAATGGTCCACGGCTACAAAAGCGAACGCATCACCAAGCCTCTTATACGCAAAAACGGCAGGTTGGTTGAGGTCCCGATGGATGAAGCCGTCAAAAAAGCCGCCCAAATCCTCACCGACGCCAAGTACCCGCTGCTGTTCGGCTGGGAATGCTGCACTGGCGAAGCACAGGGCATCGGCGTAGAGTTAGCCGAAGAGTTAGGGTCCACTCTAGATAACGTTTGCAGCATCTGTCATGGACCCTCGATGATGGCGACTCAGGAAGCCGGCATACCCGGATGCACACTGGGGCAGGTTAGGCACCGCGCGGACTTGATTGTTTACTGGGGCAGCAACCCCTGGGCATCCCATCCGCGTCACGTGGAACGTTACACTGCGTTTCCAGAGGGACGCTTTGAGGGAAGCGGATGGAAGAGCTACATGCAAAAAGTAAAAGGCAAGGCCAGCCGCAAAAAGATGGAGGTGGCCGCTAAACGAATTATCCGCGAAGAGGTTTTACCGCAGCCACAAACATGCACCGTTGATGCTCCGCCGCAGCTTCTTAACAAGGCGGGGCGTAAATTGATTGTTTTTGACCCGATTAAAACCATGACGGCTGAAGCCGCAGACTACTATGTTGCGGTTGAACCTAACAGGGACTATGAAATCATGGAGGTGCTGCGGTGCCTTATCAACGACCAAGAAATCGATGTGGATAAAGTCGGCGGCGTCCCCGTGGATTACCTAAAGGAAATCGCGGATTTGATGGTGAACTGCGAGTTCGGCGCAATCTTTTTTGGGTTAGGTTTAACAGCATCCGCGGGCAGGTTCAGGAACATAGAGCTAGCTATCAAGATGGTTCGGGACTTGAATCGGAGAACCAAATTTGTCATCATGCCCATGAGGGGCCACTTCAACATCACCGGCGCCAACGTGGCCTTTACCTGGCGCACAGGCTACCCGTATGCCATCGACTTCTCGCAGGGCTACCCCCAATACAACCCCGGCGAATACACAACCATAGATTTACTCAAAAACGGCGACAACGACGCAACCCTGGTGATTGGCTCAGACCCCGGCGCGCATTTCCCCAAGGTTTCGATGCAGAAAATGCTTCAGCATCCCCTCATAGTCATTAACCCAGACATGAACGCGACGTCTATGGTGGGGGATGTGTTGTTTCCAACGCAGTGGTGCGGCATCGAATACGAAGGCACCGTTTACCGCATGGATACTGTGCCTATTATGCTGCGCAAAGTCGTGGATGCACCTAAAGGCATACTTAACGATGAGCAGATTCTTTCAAGGATTCTCACTGAGGTGCGCTTGATCAAAGCCGAAAAAGCCAAATCGGAAGCAGCCAAAGCTGAACCCCAAACAGAAAAACCGAAGGAAAAGCAGCTACTCGAAGTGCCCGCCACAAGAAGTGTTAAGCGAAAAACACCGAATTAA
- a CDS encoding polysaccharide deacetylase family protein: MKNKGTAILIIVLVCFFAALTYTITADMDALFAPAPPTQVYGPTVPEADQKVVCIAFDDGWKSHLDAAAILDKYNYKATYAIITSYVGYPAYLDWAQIRELAGKGNDIVSHTQTHCNLSATDSATLQAELAGSQETLRSHGYAADVLIYPYGEAATNDTVRAAVAQYYLLARGTDWGKCDLYTLDRYNVESYSIYQATTLEEFAGYLEGTAGNDVTVLFYHKVGDSQDNAVSLAAFEAQMQFLKDNGYVVRTVSEQFLKPQ, from the coding sequence GTGAAGAACAAGGGCACCGCCATATTGATAATTGTACTGGTCTGCTTTTTTGCGGCGCTGACATACACGATAACCGCCGATATGGATGCCCTTTTTGCTCCCGCCCCGCCCACGCAGGTCTACGGGCCCACAGTGCCTGAGGCTGATCAGAAGGTTGTCTGCATAGCCTTCGACGACGGCTGGAAAAGCCACCTTGACGCCGCAGCCATCCTCGACAAGTACAACTATAAAGCCACCTACGCCATCATCACCTCCTACGTGGGGTACCCCGCCTACCTAGATTGGGCACAAATTCGAGAGCTCGCAGGCAAAGGCAACGACATAGTCAGCCACACCCAGACCCACTGCAACCTCTCAGCCACCGATAGCGCCACTTTGCAGGCGGAGCTGGCAGGCAGCCAAGAAACCCTGCGCAGCCACGGCTACGCGGCGGATGTGCTGATTTATCCGTATGGTGAAGCGGCAACCAACGATACTGTTCGGGCGGCGGTGGCGCAGTATTATTTGCTGGCAAGGGGTACGGATTGGGGCAAATGCGACCTCTACACGTTGGATAGGTACAATGTGGAATCCTACAGCATCTACCAAGCCACCACCCTGGAAGAGTTCGCCGGTTACCTTGAGGGTACAGCCGGCAACGATGTCACCGTACTGTTCTACCACAAAGTCGGCGACAGCCAAGACAACGCGGTATCGTTGGCTGCGTTTGAGGCGCAGATGCAGTTCCTAAAAGACAACGGGTACGTGGTGCGGACGGTCAGTGAGCAGTTTCTAAAGCCACAGTAA